Proteins found in one Spirochaetota bacterium genomic segment:
- a CDS encoding PIN domain-containing protein: protein MTCVLIDTSVWIEYFRGSNAVDAGLLNGFIDNNQICTNDLILAELIPSLKIKNESNLIETLMAVRANPIVIDWKEIIDFQTINMKNGINNVGIPDLILLQHVIRHNLSLATIDKHFTLMSGHFDFHLIEIKRR, encoded by the coding sequence ATGACCTGTGTTCTGATCGATACCTCGGTCTGGATCGAGTACTTTCGCGGTTCTAATGCCGTTGATGCCGGGCTATTGAACGGTTTTATTGATAATAATCAAATATGCACCAACGATCTGATACTGGCCGAACTTATCCCTTCGCTGAAGATAAAAAATGAGTCGAACCTCATAGAGACTTTGATGGCCGTTCGTGCCAACCCGATTGTGATCGACTGGAAGGAAATTATCGATTTTCAGACAATCAACATGAAAAACGGCATCAACAATGTCGGAATCCCCGACCTTATACTCCTCCAGCATGTGATCAGGCATAATTTATCGCTTGCAACAATCGACAAACACTTTACTCTGATGAGCGGGCATTTCGATTTCCATCTGATTGAAATTAAAAGG
- a CDS encoding type II toxin-antitoxin system VapB family antitoxin, with protein MRTTIDLPENLIAEAMKLTNSKTKTDVIKEALTNLIQREKVKNIKNYQGKVQLDIDIDRLRER; from the coding sequence ATGAGAACGACTATCGATCTGCCCGAAAACCTGATCGCTGAAGCAATGAAGCTTACAAACAGCAAAACAAAAACCGATGTCATTAAAGAAGCCCTGACCAATCTGATTCAGAGGGAAAAAGTAAAAAACATCAAGAACTATCAAGGCAAAGTACAATTGGACATCGATATCGACAGGTTGCGGGAAAGATGA